In Opitutaceae bacterium TAV5, one genomic interval encodes:
- a CDS encoding alpha-1,2-mannosidase, with translation MKRCRPWCALIFSLTMFAIAPARDELTLQQQIDRVIARGETRFVIPPGEHRLPAGLRLRNLKNFTLEAASADAPATLIFTNLRDGGIFATDCDGLTLRGFTIDFDPLAFTQGTVESIDPKKREITFALHDGYPDLAPHFLTGRAHLFDPATLLWKTTAPDIYATSARALSPRRGILQFAANPAKNEEFNAFAVGDYIALDFRHARGIRVERARDLRIDNLTLHSIPSIAVICRFMEGDNVFNYKILPGPPPPGATLPRLLSSSADGLNYAYARTGPVIENCDFSRMGDDSVNLHGIAFYVASSSNDNRTLHLLRPYGPEAFPSVIRPGDEVRGLASDSFDVKGRSTLAAFRAEAAPPPGARELAASVWKSVAVPSGKLTSYRLDLDNPLPLSTGDFVEIPAIAAPGYIIRNNRFTQHRARALRLMSSHGIVEDNTIEDIKQSAITIGPEFTFAREAGWVEDVVIRHNTLRRVALDPALQRPSAYTPGAISVFHRGEMPSAPLPAMRHKNIRIEQNTLTHTGGPGIHVNQAQNVRIVGNTLSDTNLNTRPSASSLYKLTTGQPVAVDNSTDVTLSEP, from the coding sequence ATGAAACGCTGCCGGCCTTGGTGTGCCCTCATTTTTTCCCTCACAATGTTCGCCATCGCACCCGCCCGGGACGAACTGACTCTCCAGCAACAAATCGACAGGGTCATTGCCCGCGGTGAAACCCGCTTCGTCATTCCGCCCGGCGAGCACCGCCTTCCCGCCGGACTCCGTCTCCGCAACCTCAAAAACTTCACCCTCGAGGCCGCCTCCGCCGACGCGCCCGCAACGCTCATTTTCACCAACCTTCGCGACGGCGGCATCTTCGCCACCGACTGCGACGGCCTCACCCTGCGCGGCTTCACCATCGACTTCGATCCGCTCGCCTTCACCCAAGGCACCGTCGAATCCATCGACCCGAAAAAACGTGAAATCACCTTCGCGCTCCACGACGGCTACCCCGACCTTGCTCCGCATTTCCTCACCGGACGCGCCCATCTCTTCGACCCCGCCACGTTGTTGTGGAAAACCACCGCGCCCGACATCTACGCCACCTCCGCCCGCGCTCTCAGCCCGCGACGAGGCATCCTCCAGTTCGCCGCCAATCCCGCCAAAAACGAGGAATTCAACGCCTTTGCTGTCGGCGACTACATTGCCCTCGATTTTCGTCACGCCCGCGGCATCCGTGTCGAACGCGCCCGCGACCTGCGCATCGACAACCTCACTCTTCACAGCATCCCCAGCATCGCCGTCATCTGCCGGTTCATGGAAGGCGACAATGTATTCAACTACAAAATACTTCCGGGGCCACCTCCTCCCGGTGCCACCCTCCCGCGCCTTCTCTCCTCCTCCGCGGACGGTCTCAACTACGCCTACGCCCGCACCGGTCCCGTTATCGAAAACTGCGATTTTTCCCGCATGGGCGACGACTCCGTCAATCTCCACGGCATCGCCTTTTACGTCGCTTCCTCCAGCAACGACAACCGCACCCTGCACCTCCTCCGTCCCTATGGCCCGGAAGCCTTCCCCAGCGTCATCCGCCCCGGTGACGAAGTCCGCGGCCTCGCGTCCGATTCCTTCGACGTAAAAGGCCGTTCCACACTTGCCGCCTTCCGCGCCGAGGCAGCGCCTCCTCCCGGCGCCCGCGAACTCGCCGCCAGCGTCTGGAAATCCGTCGCCGTCCCATCCGGAAAACTCACGTCCTACCGCCTCGATCTCGACAACCCCCTGCCCCTCTCCACCGGCGACTTTGTCGAGATTCCCGCCATCGCCGCTCCCGGTTACATCATCCGCAACAATCGCTTCACCCAACATCGCGCCCGCGCTCTCCGCCTCATGAGCAGCCACGGTATTGTCGAGGACAATACCATCGAAGACATCAAGCAGTCCGCCATCACCATCGGTCCCGAATTTACCTTCGCCCGCGAAGCCGGCTGGGTCGAAGATGTCGTCATCCGTCACAATACCCTGCGCCGCGTCGCCCTCGATCCCGCCCTCCAGCGTCCCTCCGCCTACACGCCCGGCGCCATCTCTGTTTTCCACCGCGGCGAAATGCCCTCCGCTCCGCTCCCTGCGATGCGTCACAAAAACATCCGCATCGAGCAAAACACCCTTACTCACACCGGCGGCCCCGGCATTCATGTCAATCAGGCCCAAAACGTGCGCATCGTCGGAAACACGCTGTCCGATACCAACCTGAACACTCGTCCCTCTGCCTCGTCACTCTACAAACTCACCACCGGCCAGCCCGTCGCAGTCGACAACTCCACCGACGTTACCCTCTCCGAACCATGA